In a genomic window of Branchiostoma lanceolatum isolate klBraLanc5 chromosome 12, klBraLanc5.hap2, whole genome shotgun sequence:
- the LOC136446638 gene encoding dolichyl-diphosphooligosaccharide--protein glycosyltransferase subunit STT3B-like isoform X1 yields MAGESNIRTALSNPAGWQSLLSFSILALAYLAAFSSRLFAVIRFESIIHEFDPWFNYRSTHHLVNYGFYNFLNWFDERAWYPLGRIVGGTVYPGLMVTAGTIHWLLNSLHITVHIRDVCVFLAPTFSGLTSIATYLLTKELWSQGAGLLAACFIAIVPGYISRSVAGSYDNEGIAIFALLFTYFLWVKSVKTGSIFWAGCTALAYFYMVSAWGGYVYIINLIPLHVFVLLLMGRFSYRIFVAYCAFFILGLVLSMQIPFVGFQPIRTSEHMASAGVFALLIAYGFLKYLHTHLSSLTKSEMRSLFVFAVAASAAAVLMAVVYLTYAGYVAPWSGRFYSLYDTGYAKIHIPIIASVSEHQPTTWVSFFFDLHVLVCTFPAGVWFCIKKINDERVFIVLYAISASYFAGVMVRLMLTLTPVVCILSAIAFSNVLERYLVDDTPKIHHIEDESEDDEEGDKRNKSKDLYDKVTKTAGKVRKIRHEPSGEPESLGGNVKTIVVMAVMMILMMFAVHCTWVTSNAYSSPSVVLASYNHDGSRNILDDFREAYYWLRQNTDDHSRVMSWWDYGYQIAGMANRTTLVDNNTWNNSHIALVGKAMSSNETRAYEIMKALDVDYVLVIFGGVIGYSGDDINKFLWMVRIAEGEHPKEIREGDYFTPQGEFRVDKAGSKTLLNCLMYKLCYYRFGEMQLDFRTPPGFDRTRNVEIGNKDISFQHMEEAYTTEHWLVRIYKVKKQDNRVRLDHTARKTDIKPKTKFTSRKSGKRKRGFIKNKMLIKKGKRPSSKNKKPSRKTSSKK; encoded by the exons GTTCAACTACAGGTCCACACATCACCTGGTCAACTATGGCTTCTATAACTTCCTCAACTGGTTTGACGAGAGAGCGTGGTACCCGCTGGGGAGGATAGTAGGGGGGACg GTGTACCCAGGGTTGATGGTGACAGCAGGAACCATCCACTGGTTACTCAACAGTCTCCACATTACTGTACATATCAGAGATGTCTGTGTGTTCTTAGCTCCAACCTTCAG TGGGTTGACATCCATAGCAACATACTTGTTAACCAAAGAGTTATGGAGCCAGGGGGCGGGGCTACTAGCAGCATGCTTCATTGCAATAG TTCCAGGCTACATCTCCAGATCTGTAGCAGGGTCTTACGACAATGAGGGAATCGCCATCTTTGCCTTACTTTTTACTTACTTTCTATGG GTTAAATCAGTAAAGACAGGGTCTATATTCTGGGCAGGATGTACAGCATTGGCATATTTCTATATG gtgtctgCCTGGGGAGGGTATGTCTACATCATCAACCTCATCCCGCTGCACGTGTTTGTGCTCCTCCTCATGGGCAGGTTCTCCTACAGGATATTCGTAG CGTACTGTGCGTTCTTCATCCTGGGCCTGGTGCTGTCCATGCAGATCCCCTTCGTCGGCTTTCAACCGATCAGGACCAGCGAACACATGGCGTCCGCCG GTGTGTTTGCGCTCCTGATTGCGTACGGGTTCCTGAAGTACCTGCACACCCACCTGAGCAGTCTGACCAAGTCCGAGATGAGGTCGCTCTTCGTCTTCGCCGTCGCTGCTTCTGCGGCCGCAGTGCTCATGGCCGTGGTGTACCTGACATACGCAG GTTATGTTGCACCGTGGAGTGGAAGATTCTACTCTCTATATGACACAGG GTATGCTAAGATCCACATCCCCATCATCGCGTCCGTGTCGGAGCACCAGCCCACCACCTGGGTGTCCTTCTTCTTCGACCTGCACGTGCTGGTCTGCACGTTCCCCGCCGGCGTCTGGTTCTGCATCAAGAAGATCAACGACGAGAGAGTCTTCA TCGTGCTGTACGCCATCAGTGCCAGCTACTTCGCCGGGGTCATGGTGCGTCTCATGCTGACCCTGACCCCCGTCGTCTGCATTCTCTCCGCGATCGCGTTCTCCAACGTGCTGGAGCGCTATTTGGTGGATGACACGCCGAAGATCCACCACATCGAAGACGAAAGTGAGGATGACGAAGAAGGGGACAAGAGAAACAAAAGCAAAGATCTGTACGATAAGGTAACCAAAACA GCAGGGAAGGTGCGGAAGATTCGCCACGAGCCCAGCGGGGAGCCGGAGAGCTTGGGCGGCAACGTGAAGACCATCGTTGTCATGGCGGTCATGATGATCCTCATGATGTTCGCCGTGCACTGCACCTGGGTCACCAGCAACGCCTACTCCAGCCCCAGCGTCGTGCTGGCCTCCTACAACCACGACGGCTCGCGGAACATCCTGGACGACTTCAGGGAGGCCTACTATTGGCTGAGACAGAACACGGACGACCACTCCCGCGTGATGTCGTGGTGGGACTACGGGTATCAGATCGCCGGCATGGCGAATCGCACGACGCTGGTGGACAACAACACGTGGAACAACAGTCACATAGCACTG GTCGGAAAGGCCATGTCGTCCAATGAGACGAGGGCTTATGAGATCATGAAGGCCCTGGATGTGGACTATGTGCTGGTTATATTCGGAGGCGTGATTGGCTACTCGGGAGATGACATTAACAAGTTCCTGTGGATGGTGAGGATTGCAGAGGGGGAACACCCCAAGGAGATCAGG GAAGGTGACTACTTCACCCCCCAGGGAGAGTTCCGGGTGGACAAGGCCGGCTCTAAGACTCTGCTGAACTGTCTCATGTACAAACTCTGCTACTACAGGTTTGGGGAGATGCAG CTGGACTTCCGCACCCCTCCTGGGTTTGACCGTACCAGGAACGTGGAGATCGGGAACAAGGACATCAGCTTCCAGCACATGGAGGAGGCCTACACCACCGAGCACTGGCTCGTCAGGATCTACAAGGTCAAGAAGCAGGACAACCGCGTCAGATTAGACCACACCGCCAGGAAGACAGACATCAAACCCAAAACCAAGTTCACTTCCAGAAAG TCGGGAAAAAGAAAACGAGGATTCATCAAGAACAAGATGTTGATTAAGAAGGGGAAGAGACCATCCAGCAAGAACAAGAAACCAAGCAGGAAAACTTCCTCCAAGAAGTAA
- the LOC136446638 gene encoding dolichyl-diphosphooligosaccharide--protein glycosyltransferase subunit STT3B-like isoform X2, producing MAGESNIRTALSNPAGWQSLLSFSILALAYLAAFSSRLFAVIRFESIIHEFDPWFNYRSTHHLVNYGFYNFLNWFDERAWYPLGRIVGGTVYPGLMVTAGTIHWLLNSLHITVHIRDVCVFLAPTFSGLTSIATYLLTKELWSQGAGLLAACFIAIVPGYISRSVAGSYDNEGIAIFALLFTYFLWVKSVKTGSIFWAGCTALAYFYMVSAWGGYVYIINLIPLHVFVLLLMGRFSYRIFVAYCAFFILGLVLSMQIPFVGFQPIRTSEHMASAGVFALLIAYGFLKYLHTHLSSLTKSEMRSLFVFAVAASAAAVLMAVVYLTYAGYVAPWSGRFYSLYDTGYAKIHIPIIASVSEHQPTTWVSFFFDLHVLVCTFPAGVWFCIKKINDERVFIVLYAISASYFAGVMVRLMLTLTPVVCILSAIAFSNVLERYLVDDTPKIHHIEDESEDDEEGDKRNKSKDLYDKAGKVRKIRHEPSGEPESLGGNVKTIVVMAVMMILMMFAVHCTWVTSNAYSSPSVVLASYNHDGSRNILDDFREAYYWLRQNTDDHSRVMSWWDYGYQIAGMANRTTLVDNNTWNNSHIALVGKAMSSNETRAYEIMKALDVDYVLVIFGGVIGYSGDDINKFLWMVRIAEGEHPKEIREGDYFTPQGEFRVDKAGSKTLLNCLMYKLCYYRFGEMQLDFRTPPGFDRTRNVEIGNKDISFQHMEEAYTTEHWLVRIYKVKKQDNRVRLDHTARKTDIKPKTKFTSRKSGKRKRGFIKNKMLIKKGKRPSSKNKKPSRKTSSKK from the exons GTTCAACTACAGGTCCACACATCACCTGGTCAACTATGGCTTCTATAACTTCCTCAACTGGTTTGACGAGAGAGCGTGGTACCCGCTGGGGAGGATAGTAGGGGGGACg GTGTACCCAGGGTTGATGGTGACAGCAGGAACCATCCACTGGTTACTCAACAGTCTCCACATTACTGTACATATCAGAGATGTCTGTGTGTTCTTAGCTCCAACCTTCAG TGGGTTGACATCCATAGCAACATACTTGTTAACCAAAGAGTTATGGAGCCAGGGGGCGGGGCTACTAGCAGCATGCTTCATTGCAATAG TTCCAGGCTACATCTCCAGATCTGTAGCAGGGTCTTACGACAATGAGGGAATCGCCATCTTTGCCTTACTTTTTACTTACTTTCTATGG GTTAAATCAGTAAAGACAGGGTCTATATTCTGGGCAGGATGTACAGCATTGGCATATTTCTATATG gtgtctgCCTGGGGAGGGTATGTCTACATCATCAACCTCATCCCGCTGCACGTGTTTGTGCTCCTCCTCATGGGCAGGTTCTCCTACAGGATATTCGTAG CGTACTGTGCGTTCTTCATCCTGGGCCTGGTGCTGTCCATGCAGATCCCCTTCGTCGGCTTTCAACCGATCAGGACCAGCGAACACATGGCGTCCGCCG GTGTGTTTGCGCTCCTGATTGCGTACGGGTTCCTGAAGTACCTGCACACCCACCTGAGCAGTCTGACCAAGTCCGAGATGAGGTCGCTCTTCGTCTTCGCCGTCGCTGCTTCTGCGGCCGCAGTGCTCATGGCCGTGGTGTACCTGACATACGCAG GTTATGTTGCACCGTGGAGTGGAAGATTCTACTCTCTATATGACACAGG GTATGCTAAGATCCACATCCCCATCATCGCGTCCGTGTCGGAGCACCAGCCCACCACCTGGGTGTCCTTCTTCTTCGACCTGCACGTGCTGGTCTGCACGTTCCCCGCCGGCGTCTGGTTCTGCATCAAGAAGATCAACGACGAGAGAGTCTTCA TCGTGCTGTACGCCATCAGTGCCAGCTACTTCGCCGGGGTCATGGTGCGTCTCATGCTGACCCTGACCCCCGTCGTCTGCATTCTCTCCGCGATCGCGTTCTCCAACGTGCTGGAGCGCTATTTGGTGGATGACACGCCGAAGATCCACCACATCGAAGACGAAAGTGAGGATGACGAAGAAGGGGACAAGAGAAACAAAAGCAAAGATCTGTACGATAAG GCAGGGAAGGTGCGGAAGATTCGCCACGAGCCCAGCGGGGAGCCGGAGAGCTTGGGCGGCAACGTGAAGACCATCGTTGTCATGGCGGTCATGATGATCCTCATGATGTTCGCCGTGCACTGCACCTGGGTCACCAGCAACGCCTACTCCAGCCCCAGCGTCGTGCTGGCCTCCTACAACCACGACGGCTCGCGGAACATCCTGGACGACTTCAGGGAGGCCTACTATTGGCTGAGACAGAACACGGACGACCACTCCCGCGTGATGTCGTGGTGGGACTACGGGTATCAGATCGCCGGCATGGCGAATCGCACGACGCTGGTGGACAACAACACGTGGAACAACAGTCACATAGCACTG GTCGGAAAGGCCATGTCGTCCAATGAGACGAGGGCTTATGAGATCATGAAGGCCCTGGATGTGGACTATGTGCTGGTTATATTCGGAGGCGTGATTGGCTACTCGGGAGATGACATTAACAAGTTCCTGTGGATGGTGAGGATTGCAGAGGGGGAACACCCCAAGGAGATCAGG GAAGGTGACTACTTCACCCCCCAGGGAGAGTTCCGGGTGGACAAGGCCGGCTCTAAGACTCTGCTGAACTGTCTCATGTACAAACTCTGCTACTACAGGTTTGGGGAGATGCAG CTGGACTTCCGCACCCCTCCTGGGTTTGACCGTACCAGGAACGTGGAGATCGGGAACAAGGACATCAGCTTCCAGCACATGGAGGAGGCCTACACCACCGAGCACTGGCTCGTCAGGATCTACAAGGTCAAGAAGCAGGACAACCGCGTCAGATTAGACCACACCGCCAGGAAGACAGACATCAAACCCAAAACCAAGTTCACTTCCAGAAAG TCGGGAAAAAGAAAACGAGGATTCATCAAGAACAAGATGTTGATTAAGAAGGGGAAGAGACCATCCAGCAAGAACAAGAAACCAAGCAGGAAAACTTCCTCCAAGAAGTAA